A single genomic interval of Gossypium raimondii isolate GPD5lz chromosome 11, ASM2569854v1, whole genome shotgun sequence harbors:
- the LOC105803192 gene encoding autophagy-related protein 9, with protein sequence MMFRGQKAANSLGIFKWRWGGESSLSTGLLGDVPPEIELSGYGTVPPSPGSESPSGLLNGETLNVEPIADLDLFFERLYSYYCEKGLWCIIIKWIVELLSLGFTICFSGFFLLFVDWNGLRNAKCGMDAFESGTKQCDLSKEALHQHPLTPLTLSKAIIVGYLGLFSIYWIFCFLRFFAQLKDTLGIRHFYYNSLHVTDNEIQTMPWAEILERVVRLQISQQLCVVKDLSAHDVVMRLMRKENYLIGMLNKGLLAFPLSPWVPGAGPTVKFGPAGMQHRLILTKTLEWTLNWCILQSMFDRNFCVRRDFISNPRTLKKRLMVVGLAMLLLSPFLVIFMLVYLFLKHAEQFYNHPSTASSRRWSNLAKWMFREFNEVDHLFKHRINSSVMHASEYLKQFPSPIISIIAKFISFVSGGFAAILIIIAFLEESLLEGHIFGRNLFWYAAVFGTITAISRAAITDELLVLDPEGAMSMVVQHTHYMPKRWRGKENTEMVRIEFETLFQYTGMMLLEEMASIFLTPFLLLFIVPKRVDDILQFIADFTVDVEGVGHVCSFSVFDFQNHGNGNYGSPHNAPCAQRSSQGKMEKSFLSFKSSYPSWEPDAQGKHFLSNIRTFRDQMLQRQGARHVYSSDRLWRGSPLRAYSDRNDFLSKEMQQNIPGGYNMDSLWLIDANQKNHPYLLDWYYTSRAQQMPSYRRDTAARPFEPAEEQHKNYWGPINTTHDEARDKEYRPHHFDDGSLSRLEASTSAPFFHESVLQHHDTNVSVHHTRSCWWLRDGSDSAQPQTSFLEPPDFNRHSSNHPYDNFSERNVEDEDQFLDWRDSWRLSRTTYLDDLEAGEDVNLHFADIYSGPPETPTLNLRPPSFN encoded by the exons ATGATGTTCAGGGGGCAAAAGGCTGCAAATTCTCTTGGCATATTTAAGTGGAGATGGGGCGGTGAATCCTCTTTGTCAACAGGCTTATTAGGTGATGTTCCTCCTGAAATTGAGTTGTCTGGCTATGGAACAGTGCCACCAAGCCCTGGTAGTGAGAGCCCTTCAGGGCTTCTTAATGGTGAGACTCTGAATGTGGAACCGATTGCTGACTTGGACTTGTTCTTTGAACGGCTCTATAGCTACTATTGTGAGAAAGGCCTTTGGTGCATCATCATAAAATGGATAGTTGAACTTCTGAGCCTAGGCTTTACCATATGTTTCTCTGGGTTTTTCTTATTGTTTGTTGATTGGAATGGTCTCCGAAATGCAAAGTGTGGGATGGATGCATTTGAGTCTGGAACTAAGCAATGTGATCTTTCTAAGGAAGCTCTTCACCAGCACCCATTAACCCCTTTAACACTTTCAAAAGCTATTATTGTTGGATATCTGGGGCTATTTTCCATCTATTGGATATTCtgttttttaaggttttttgcACAATTAAAGGATACTCTTGGAATACGTCATTTCTATTATAACAG CCTCCATGTTACTGACAATGAAATTCAGACCATGCCATGGGCAGAAATCCTTGAAAGGGTTGTCCGCTTACAAATCTCACAGCAACTCTGTGTAGTCAAGGATCTTTCCGCTCATGATGTGGTTATGCGATTGATGCGGAAGGAGAACTACTTGATTGGAATGCTTAATAAAGGATTGCTTGCCTTTCCTCTCTCACCCTGGGTTCCAGGTGCTGGTCCAACTGTCAAATTTGGTCCTGCTGGAATGCAACATCGTCTAATACTAACAAAGACACTTGAATGGACCTTAAATTGGTGTATACTGCAGAGCATGTTTGACCG AAACTTCTGTGTTAGAAGGGACTTCATTTCTAATCCTAGAACATTGAAGAAGAGGCTCATGGTTGTCGGGCTTGCAATGCTTCTTCTCTCCCCATTCCTTGTTATATTCATGCTGGTTTACCTTTTCTTAAAGCATGCTGAACAATTCTATAATCACCCAAGCACAGCTTCATCCCGGAGATGGTCAAATTTGGCAAAGTGGATGTTTAGGGAATTCAATGAG GTTGACCATTTATTCAAGCATCGAATTAATAGCAGTGTAATGCATGCTTCTGAGTACCTAAAGCAATTCCCCTCACCAATTATTTCTATCATTGCAAAGTTTATCTCATTTGTATCTGGCGGCTTTGCTGCTATCTTGATCATCATTGCCTTTCTGGAGGAATCATTGTTAGAGGGCCAT aTATTTGGTCGGAACTTGTTTTGGTATGCAGCTGTTTTTGGAACCATAACAGCTATTAGCCGGGCTGCTATAACAGATGAACTTTTGGTCCTTGATCCAGAAGGAGCAATGTCTATGGTGGTGCAACATACACATTACATGCCAAAGAGATGGCGTGGTAAAGAAAATACTGAAATGGTCCGGATAGAGTTTGAAACTCTGTTTCAG TATACAGGAATGATGTTGCTGGAGGAGATGGCCTCAATTTTCCTCACTCCATTCTTGCTTCTATTTATTGTACCGaag CGGGTGGATGACATTTTACAGTTCATTGCAGATTTTACAGTGGATGTTGAAGGTGTTGGTCACGTTTGCAG TTTTAGTGTCTTTGATTTCCAAAATCATGGCAATGGTAATTATGGCTCTCCACATAATGCACCTTGTGCACAGAGGAGTTCTCAGGGGAAAATGGAGAAATCTTTCTTGAG TTTCAAGAGTAGCTATCCTTCATGGGAACCAGATGCTCAAGGAAAGCATTTCTTGTCAAATATTCGAACTTTCCGGGATCAAATGTTGCAAAGGCAGGGAGCTAGACATGTATATTCTTCTGATAGATTGTGGCGAGGTAGCCCGCTGAGAGCTTACAGTGATAGAAATGACTTTTTATCAAAGGAAATGCAGCAGAATATTCCAGGCGGCTACAATATGGATTCTTTATGGCTAATTGATGCTAATCAAAAGAATCACCCATATCTTCTAGATTGGTACTATACCTCTCGAGCGCAACAGATGCCTAGTTATAGAAGAGACACTGCAGCAAGGCCATTTGAACCAGCTGAGGAACAGCATAAGAATTACTGGGGTCCGATCAACACAACGCATGATGAAGCAAGAGATAAAGAATACCGGCCACACCATTTTGATGATGGATCCCTGTCGCGTCTTGAAGCTTCAACATCAGCTCCTTTCTTCCATGAGAGTGTACTTCAGCATCATGATACAAATGTATCGGTGCACCATACACGGAGCTGTTGGTGGCTTAGAGATGGTTCAGACAGTGCACAGCCTCAAACAAGCTTTCTTGAGCCTCCTGATTTCAACCGTCATTCTTCAAACCACCCATACGATAACTTCTCCGAGAGGAATGTGGAAGATGAAGACCAATTCCTTGATTGGAGGGATTCTTGGAGGTTATCCCGAACGACTTACTTGGATGATCTTGAAGCTGGAGAGGATGTAAATCTTCATTTTGCTGATATTTACAGTGGACCCCCAGAAACTCCCACTCTAAATTTAAGGCCCCCGAGCTTCAATTGA
- the LOC105803190 gene encoding CDT1-like protein a, chloroplastic — protein MSSSDSLKSTPLKPKACLSLTSKSPVSKTPEKHSSQLPNRARNRGVALSIKEIRQVAQSRPKPPTDQTKSARKQILSWPNESPPRKTSGGRPDKLPEKYEMLCEFFNSLDSAIRLLRSKGSMPTFTNISPKIECLTDRRFTYRHLAQLKHVLPEAIEIKRMLVFDEKTSCMKPDLHVSIIMDAIDCGDNSKSETKNMKLRKVFRDRLADYIKAHPEGDEIPEEDLPEPFNRSKKNIQKNMIKGPISLSSDASLTDTIMEQQSVAANDEVVQEEAQPQPSNHTKPNSKLALETLTGLVNDLQPVVASHVSRSFRKHFSLKTTSKVQEAVQKCSNFQGPEICADRSASSDETTFAPTPSPTKFISKPTTSKTHPKNCLPATPVKEFNPFKTEDESPIKAGCIQSTPVKLASTPARLMTATPTLQPQKRCYMSPDEVSATSSNKLVRRPPRTRSLKFDTPMKEEMDVDDTQEMAGKPVDNNKDDILSILPESLRHSIREKERKALEEQDPAISQAKQRQRMIACLPKLFNMIHYLFQSIKRSVITKEELMHKIIAGHCDIVDRGEVEEQLKLLQELAPEWIYEKMASAGDLLVCINKVSSPESIRMRIQEAK, from the exons ATGAGCTCCTCCGATTCTCTCAAATCCACCCCTCTGAAACCGAAAGCTTGTCTCAGTCTAACCTCGAAATCGCCCGTTTCCAAAACCCCAGAAAAGCACTCCTCCCAGCTCCCCAACCGTGCTCGTAACCGTGGGGTCGCCCTCTCCATCAAGGAGATCCGGCAAGTGGCTCAGAGCCGGCCTAAACCTCCGACCGACCAGACCAAATCGGCCCGAAAACAGATTTTATCCTGGCCCAACGAATCTCCTCCACGCAAAACCTCCGGTGGCCGTCCTGATAAACTCCCAGAAAA GTACGAGATGTTGTGCGAATTTTTCAATAGCTTAGATTCTGCAATCCGGCTACTGAGATCGAAGGGGTCAATGCCAACTTTTACTAATATCAGCCCCAAAATAGAGTGCTTAACTGATAG GAGGTTTACATACCGTCACTTGGCCCAATTGAAGCATGTTTTGCCAGAGGCGATTGAGATAAAGAGGATGCTTGTCTTCGATGAGAAGACTAGTTGTATGAAACCAGATCTCCATGTTAGCATCATTATGGATGCGATTGACTGTGGGGATAACTCCAAATCTGAGACTAAGAATATGAAGTTAAGGAAGGTTTTTCGAGATCGGCTTGCAGACTATATCAAGGCTCATcctgag GGTGATGAAATTCCAGAAGAGGATCTCCCAGAGCCATTCAATCGGTCAAagaagaatatacaaaagaacaTGATCAAAGGACCTATTTCATTGTCATCTGATGCGTCATTAACTGATACAATCATGGAGCAACAATCTGTGGCTGCGAACGATGAAGTTGTTCAAGAGGAAGCACAGCCACAGCCATCGAATCACACAAAACCCAATTCAAAACTAGCTTTGGAGACTTTAACTGGTTTAGTTAATGATCTGCAGCCTGTGGTAGCATCACATGTATCTCGGTCGTTTAGAAAGCACTTCTCCCTGAAAACCACAAGCAAAGTTCAAGAAGCTGTCCAAAAATGTTCAAATTTTCAAGGTCCGGAGATATGTGCTGACAGATCTGCCTCCAGTGATGAAACTACCTTTGCTCCAACTCCTTCCCCAACTAAATTTATATCTAAACCAACTACCAGCAAGACACATCCTAAAAATTGCCTCCCTGCAACTCCAGTCAAAGAGTTTAATCCATTTAAAACAGAAGATGAGTCCCCGATAAAAGCTGGCTGTATTCAGTCCACTCCTGTGAAACTTGCTTCAACTCCTGCTAGGCTGATGACTGCCACACCTACCTTACAACCGCAGAAGAGATGTTACATGAGCCCAGATGAAGTTTCTGCTACTTCATCAAACAAGTTGGTACGCCGACCACCACGTACCAGGTCCTTGAAATTTGACACTCCTATGAAGGAAGAGATGGATGTTGATGACACGCAAGAGATGGCAGGCAAACCAGTTGATAATAACAAAGATGATATTCTTTCCATTTTGCCTGAAAGCCTTCGACATTCA ATAAGGGAGAAAGAGAGGAAAGCGTTGGAGGAGCAAGATCCAGCAATCTCACAAGCAAAGCAACGGCAACGAATGATTGCTTGCCTACCTAAGCTCTTCAACATGATTCACTACCTATTCCAGTCCATAAAGCGCTCTGTTATTACTAAAGAGGAGCTTATGCACAAAATAATTGCTGGCCATTGTGATATTGTTGATAGAG GAGAAGTGGAAGAGCAGTTAAAACTGTTACAAGAGCTAGCTCCAGAATGGATATATGAAAAGATGGCCTCTGCTGGGGATTTACTTGTTTG CATCAATAAAGTATCAAGTCCTGAGTCAATACGAATGCGTATCCAGGAGGCAAAATGA
- the LOC105803188 gene encoding WAT1-related protein At1g43650: protein MAGTLMTNFASYKHHLSMVLVQILSAIVYFITEAAFNQGLNTYVYVSYRFILAGLLMFPLAYFLERKSRPKLTVAMFLEIFLVSLMGICLTFIMFFISMRCTSPTFVAAVFNTVSSLTFLIAILFRMEVVDVRSHRGMAKILGTFISLVGVTIITLYKGPALQNLWGTPIHMKRLSIHENWVKGSILTIASCITLSAWYIMQTFTMRKYPAQMSLTAWISFIGGAQSAVFAFLVQHEPGVWSVKMFGIDFWAITYCGIIGSGLVIFIQLWCMKEKGPVFVSMFNPLQTLIVAVLAYFVFGEKLYTGSILGGVTVIIGLYLLLWGKEKDESYIKGQELEEIKVADKEEVASAVKEEP from the exons ATGGCAGGCACattaatgacaaattttgcTAGCTATAAGCACCATCTAAGCATGGTTCTAGTGCAAATTTTGTCTGCAATTGTGTATTTCATTACAGAAGCTGCCTTCAATCAAGGGCTAAACACTTATGTTTATGTCAGTTATCGATTTATACTAGCCGGCTTGCTTATGTTTCCTTTGGCCTATTTTCTTGAAAG AAAATCCAGGCCAAAGCTGACAGTAGCAATGTTTTTGGAGATATTTTTGGTTTCTCTCATGGG GATATGTTTAACCTTCATCATGTTCTTTATAAGTATGAGGTGCACTTCTCCAACGTTCGTGGCAGCAGTGTTCAACACTGTTTCATCTTTGACTTTTCTAATTGCCATCTTGTTCAG GATGGAGGTGGTTGATGTAAGGAGTCATCGTGGGATGGCCAAAATCCTTGGAACATTCATATCATTGGTAGGGGTCACCATCATCACTTTATACAAAGGACCTGCACTGCAGAACTTGTGGGGTACTCCGATTCACATGAAAAGACTTTCTATTCATGAGAATTGGGTTAAAGGGTCAATCCTTACTATTGCTAGCTGCATAACATTGTCTGCATGGTACATTATGCAG ACATTTACTATGAGGAAATATCCAGCTCAAATGTCACTCACAGCATGGATTAGCTTCATCGGGGGAGCACAATCAGCTGTTTTTGCATTTTTAGTACAACATGAACCGGGTGTTTGGTCTGTCAAAATGTTCGGAATTGATTTTTGGGCCATTACATATTGT GGAATTATTGGCTCGGGGCTTGTCATCTTCATTCAACTATGGTGCATGAAGGAGAAAGGGCCAGTCTTTGTCTCCATGTTTAATCCTCTTCAAACACTTATAGTGGCGGTTCTAGCATACTTCGTTTTCGGTGAAAAACTGTATACAGGCAG CATACTAGGTGGAGTCACTGTTATCATAGGCTTATACTTGCTATTGTGGGGCAAAGAAAAAGATGAATCTTACATCAAGGGCCAAGAGCTAGAGGAGATAAAGGTAGCCGACAAGGAGGAGGTAGCTTCGGCAGTAAAAGAGGAACCATGA